In one window of Nocardiopsis aegyptia DNA:
- a CDS encoding pentapeptide repeat-containing protein, with protein MTGRAKPTAVPTSVSELPYAADLRPFDQGDLHDDPHEVVHFDGERFEGVNLTGARFIESAFTGTQWDGGVLRRCRFTDVWLHTVRMAGTDIAECTWLDSSIVASMFAGTASFDCEIQRVVFSSCKLNGVNFRASRLVDVVFEDCVLTDVDFGEAALTRVTFPGSSLRGLHLAKAKLSEVDLRGATELDLVSGFESLGGAVIGQAQLLAIAPALAANTGITVRDG; from the coding sequence GTGACCGGTCGCGCCAAGCCCACCGCCGTCCCCACCAGTGTCTCCGAGCTGCCCTACGCCGCTGATCTGCGCCCCTTCGACCAGGGGGACCTGCACGACGACCCGCACGAGGTCGTCCACTTCGACGGCGAGAGGTTCGAGGGGGTCAACCTCACCGGCGCCCGGTTCATCGAGAGCGCCTTCACCGGCACCCAGTGGGACGGCGGGGTTCTCCGCAGGTGCCGGTTCACCGACGTGTGGCTGCACACGGTGCGCATGGCGGGCACCGACATCGCCGAATGCACCTGGCTCGACAGTTCCATCGTGGCGAGCATGTTCGCCGGGACCGCGTCCTTCGACTGCGAGATCCAGCGCGTGGTGTTCTCCTCGTGCAAGCTCAACGGGGTCAACTTCCGGGCCTCGCGCCTGGTCGACGTGGTCTTCGAGGACTGCGTACTGACCGACGTGGACTTCGGCGAGGCGGCCCTGACCCGCGTCACCTTCCCCGGCTCCAGCCTCCGCGGCCTGCACCTGGCCAAGGCGAAGCTGAGCGAGGTCGACCTGCGCGGCGCGACCGAACTCGACCTGGTCTCGGGGTTCGAGTCGCTGGGCGGCGCGGTCATCGGCCAGGCCCAGTTGCTCGCCATCGCCCCCGCGCTCGCCGCCAACACGGGCATCACCGTCCGCGACGGGTGA
- a CDS encoding class IV adenylate cyclase, which yields MANQENSVIEYEAKVLDIDPDQVARRILDKGGTDLGEVLQRRYVYDIEPGDASRWVRLRDTGSAVTLTVKEIDSDAIGGTREIETEVGDFSTANALLGELGYTPKAYQENRRHSFTLDGARLEIDTWPRIPAYLEIEADSRAEVVRVAALLGYTEAELTGENTTKVYDRHGIDLSAIAELRFRTE from the coding sequence ATGGCGAACCAGGAGAACAGCGTGATCGAGTACGAGGCCAAGGTGCTGGACATCGACCCCGACCAGGTGGCCAGGCGCATCCTCGACAAGGGCGGCACCGACCTGGGGGAGGTGCTCCAGCGCCGCTACGTCTACGACATCGAACCCGGCGACGCGAGCCGGTGGGTGCGGCTGCGCGACACCGGCAGCGCGGTCACGCTCACGGTCAAGGAGATCGACTCCGACGCCATCGGCGGCACCCGCGAGATCGAGACGGAGGTCGGCGACTTCTCCACCGCCAACGCACTCCTGGGCGAACTCGGCTATACCCCGAAGGCCTACCAGGAGAACCGCCGGCACAGCTTCACCCTGGACGGAGCGCGGCTGGAGATCGACACCTGGCCGCGGATCCCCGCCTACCTGGAGATCGAGGCCGACAGCCGCGCCGAGGTGGTGCGCGTGGCGGCGCTGCTCGGCTACACCGAGGCCGAGCTGACGGGAGAGAACACGACGAAGGTCTACGACCGCCACGGCATCGACCTGTCCGCCATCGCCGAACTGCGCTTTCGCACGGAGTGA
- a CDS encoding alpha/beta fold hydrolase, whose protein sequence is MSETTETTVLRTEARVDGEAASYLTVEQGGPAVLLLHGTYWSRVWLPVLGRLARSGLRPIAVDLPGLGRSGGELTPETATVPALADWVARFAATLGLSGPIAVAGHDIGGAIAQHLLVQGRLEVSRFALVNSVTYDSWPVPGVARFRDPAVIAATTAEDFLTARRQAVTAALAGAATEQRTADYLDPWTGARVRRSWMTLAGAADSRYTRDLVPALRRSTTPKLLVWGEDDGFQKVEYAERFAAEMPNTTLLRIPDAGHIPTENAPDRIGRALGDFFTE, encoded by the coding sequence ATGAGCGAAACCACCGAAACGACAGTGTTGAGGACCGAGGCCCGGGTCGACGGCGAGGCGGCCAGCTATCTGACCGTGGAGCAGGGCGGCCCGGCCGTGCTCCTGCTGCACGGCACCTACTGGAGCCGGGTCTGGCTCCCGGTGCTGGGCCGCCTCGCGCGGTCCGGACTGCGGCCCATCGCCGTGGACCTGCCCGGGCTGGGGCGCTCGGGCGGCGAGCTCACCCCGGAGACGGCCACGGTCCCTGCACTCGCGGACTGGGTGGCGCGCTTCGCCGCCACGCTGGGACTCTCCGGGCCGATCGCCGTGGCGGGCCATGACATCGGCGGCGCCATCGCGCAGCACCTCCTGGTCCAGGGGCGACTGGAGGTGTCCCGGTTCGCCCTGGTCAACTCGGTCACCTACGACTCCTGGCCGGTGCCCGGCGTGGCCCGGTTCCGAGACCCGGCGGTCATCGCGGCGACGACCGCGGAGGACTTCCTCACCGCCCGCCGACAGGCCGTGACCGCGGCGCTGGCCGGTGCGGCCACCGAGCAGCGGACCGCCGACTACCTCGACCCGTGGACCGGCGCGCGGGTGCGCCGCTCCTGGATGACCCTGGCGGGCGCGGCCGACAGCCGCTACACCCGTGACCTCGTTCCCGCGCTGCGGCGGTCCACGACGCCCAAGCTGCTGGTCTGGGGCGAGGACGACGGCTTCCAGAAGGTGGAGTACGCCGAGCGGTTCGCCGCGGAGATGCCGAACACCACGCTTCTCCGCATCCCGGACGCGGGGCACATCCCCACGGAGAACGCCCCCGACCGGATCGGTCGTGCGCTGGGCGACTTCTTCACGGAGTAG
- a CDS encoding GlxA family transcriptional regulator has translation MPSAARLHRVVALLGPPQSPFELACAAEVFGTVLPDVPSRYDFRICTEAPGALRTTIGYTMLVDAGLEALQDADTVIVPGWQRYGTPVAPAVTEALRAAHRRGTRVVAICTGAFVLAQAGLLDGRRATTHWRSTARLAATFPEVDVDPDVLFVDHGDVATSAGTGAGIDLCLHLVRSDHGSAYAAQIARNMVLPPHREGSQLQYAARPTPTRADESLAPVLEWASSRLGTRLTVDRLAERAGLSGRTFARRFAEQLGTSPGQWLLGQRLDAARALLEQTDLPVEAIATRVGLASAVNLRRRFRSHLGTTPGAYRRIFGESGPPSRSAEPGSDTHPTHHEK, from the coding sequence ATGCCCTCCGCCGCGCGCCTCCACCGGGTGGTGGCCCTCCTCGGTCCGCCCCAGTCGCCCTTCGAACTCGCCTGCGCCGCCGAGGTCTTCGGCACGGTGCTGCCGGACGTCCCGAGCCGTTACGACTTCCGGATCTGCACCGAGGCCCCCGGCGCCCTGCGGACCACCATCGGGTACACGATGCTCGTCGACGCGGGATTGGAGGCCCTCCAGGACGCGGACACCGTGATCGTCCCCGGCTGGCAGCGGTACGGCACGCCGGTGGCACCGGCCGTCACCGAGGCACTGCGGGCCGCCCACCGGCGCGGGACGCGGGTCGTCGCCATCTGCACGGGGGCGTTCGTCCTCGCCCAGGCCGGGCTCCTCGACGGTCGGCGCGCCACCACCCACTGGCGCAGCACCGCGCGGCTCGCCGCCACCTTTCCCGAGGTGGACGTGGACCCGGACGTGCTGTTCGTGGACCACGGTGACGTGGCGACCAGTGCCGGGACCGGCGCGGGCATCGACCTGTGCCTGCACCTGGTGCGCTCCGACCACGGTTCGGCCTACGCCGCCCAGATCGCCCGGAACATGGTCCTGCCGCCGCACCGGGAGGGCAGCCAGCTCCAGTACGCCGCGCGGCCCACTCCGACCAGGGCGGACGAGTCACTGGCACCCGTGTTGGAGTGGGCCTCCTCGCGGCTCGGGACCCGGCTGACCGTCGACCGCCTCGCCGAACGCGCCGGGCTGTCCGGCCGGACCTTCGCCCGCCGGTTCGCCGAACAGTTGGGGACCAGCCCTGGACAGTGGCTGCTCGGCCAGCGCCTCGACGCGGCACGGGCGCTGCTGGAGCAGACCGACCTTCCGGTCGAGGCCATCGCCACCCGGGTCGGGCTCGCCTCGGCGGTCAACCTGCGCCGACGGTTCCGGTCGCACCTCGGGACGACGCCCGGCGCCTACCGGAGGATCTTCGGCGAATCCGGACCACCGAGCCGGAGCGCGGAGCCGGGCTCTGACACACACCCGACCCACCACGAAAAATAA